CCGAGGACGACGGGTGGCTGCTGATGCCCGTCGTCGACGGTGTGGCCAACACCGCGAACCTGAGCATCCTGGACGCGCGCGACATCGAGGCCGGACCCGTGTACACCGGCAGGCTGCGCCATCACCTGCCGTTGACGTTCCACGGGTGCTACACGCCCCGCGTCGCTCGTCCGCAGTCGGCTAGGCAACCGGTGCGGGGATGAGGGGCGCGAAGACCGGTGCGATCAGGTCCGCGATCGCCGCCCCCGGCACGCTGACGACGGTGACGCCGCGGCCGAACTGACCGTGCGGGAAGTGCAGCTCGATGCCGTCGTCCGTGGGCAGCCAGTACCGGAAGTTGTCGTCGACCGGCGCGACTTCGCTGCCCCACTGCCGGCCCGGCATCGCGGCCTTGGTCACCGCGGAGAGACGGTTCAGCCCCGCCTGCTTGTCGAGGAAGAGGTTGTCCCAGCTGAGCAGAATTCCGCTGCGATTGTCGAAAACTCTGGTGGCGAGAGTTTCGATCGGCATATTCGGCATATTGGTGTTGTAAACGCCTCTGAACAATGCGGAAACGGTCATGGGCGCGAATTGCAGATTCCCCTCGATATTGAGCGTCCAGGGATTGGTTTTGGTGGCACTCGGTTCGTAGGTCGCAACCTGGCCGCGCGCCTCGGCGTCGATGATCTCGTTGATCCTGTCGGCGATCACGGCGTCACCGCCGATGACCCTCTGGTAGTCAACCCTCCATTCGCCCAGCTCATCTGGGCTGCCACCTTCGATCAGGGCCGGCGCCGCCGCGTAGCCCGGGTTTGCGCCTGCGGGTTCGGCTGCGGCGGGTGCGGCACTTATCCAGAGCGCGCACAGAAGAATTGTCGATGCGATGATTCGCGACATGCCCCACCCTTTTCTCGCTGAAATTCAATGTATCGTCTTGGGTGGCTAAATTGGAGCGTTCGGGCGTTTGGGGCCCGACCTTCGTCCGCGACACTTAAACCACTGCGATGACACACCGGGGAACGTCGCAGACGTTTAAGTCTCGGCGCGGGCGGGGTGGGGACGAGCGGCGGACCGCGGTACACGCCGGCCCGCGTCCCGCTCCAAGAAACCCCGGGGTGCTCCAACCAACTGGTTGGTGGTAGAACCTTCCTATGCGCACTGGAATCTTCCTGGGGTACGCCGGCGGCTTCCGCGAGGCCGCCGAGCAGGTCGTGGAGTTGGAGAAGGTCGGCGTCGACCTCGTGTTGGTGGCCGAGGCCTACTCCTACGACGCCATCAGCCAACTCGGCTACCTGGCCGCCAAAACGTCGACCATCGAACTCGGCACGGGTGTGGTGCCCATCTACACCAGGACCCCCAGCCTGCTCGCCATGACCGCGGCGGGCGTCGACTACGTCTCCGACGGCCGCATGCGGCTCGGCATCGGCACGTCGGGCCCGCAGGTGGTGGAGGGCTTCCACGGCCTGCCGTTCGACGCCCCAATGGGACGCACGCGCGAGGTCGTGGAGATCTGCCGTCAGGTGTGGCGCCGCGAGCGCGTCAACTTCGACGGCAAGCACTACCAACTCCCCCTGCCGGCCGACAGGGGAACGGGCCTGGGCAAGCCACTCAAGCTGATCAACCACCCTGTCCGCGAACGCATCCCAATCCACATCGCCGCGCTGGGCCCCAAGAATGTCGAGCTGACCGCCGAGATCGCCGAGGGCTGGCAGCCCGTGTTCTTCATGCCCGAGAAGGCCGATGACGTGTGGGGTGAATCGCTGCGGGCCGGTTTCGCCAAGCGCGACCCCGCACTTGGTGAACTCGACGTGATGGTGTCGGCCAGCCTCGCCATCGGCGACGACGTTGAGGACCGGTTGGAGTGGGCCAAACCCCAACTGGCGCTGTACCTCGGCGGCATGGGTGCGCGCGGCAAGAACTTCTACCACGCATTGGCCACGCGGTACGGCTTCGGCGAAGCCGCCGACCACATCCAGGATCTGTACCTGGCCGGCAAGAAGCAGGAGGCCGTCGCGGCCGTGCCGGATGAACTGGTCCGCGCGACGTCGCTGATCGGCCCGGCGGGCTACGTCAAGGAACGGCTGGCGGCATTCGCCGAAGCCGGGGTCACCACGATGCTGACGCATCCGCTGGGTGTCGACACCGCCGAGGTGGTGCGCTTCAGCGAGCAGTTGGTGGAACTCGCGCACTGAGCCTCGTCTCACTGACCCACCTGCGGCAGTTCGTCGGCCGCCATCTCACAGGGGGTCGCGGGTTCCGGCGGGGGCGCGGGTGCTGACGGAGGGCAATCGGGGTCTGGTGGCGCTTCGGGGTCCGCCGCTGCGCCTTCGGGCGCGGGTCCGGGCGCGGGTCCGGATTCCTCGGGGTCTGGCTCTGCCGAGTCCGGCTCTGCTCCGCGGCCTGGCTCTGCCTCTGATTCTTCTGCATCCTCCCCGGCCTCATCTTCGGCGGCTTCCGATTCGGCATCGTCGCCCGTGAGGCCTTCATCCGATTCGGCGTCGGGCTCAGGCACCGGATCGGGTGCGGC
The DNA window shown above is from Mycolicibacterium confluentis and carries:
- a CDS encoding DUF3298 domain-containing protein, giving the protein MSRIIASTILLCALWISAAPAAAEPAGANPGYAAAPALIEGGSPDELGEWRVDYQRVIGGDAVIADRINEIIDAEARGQVATYEPSATKTNPWTLNIEGNLQFAPMTVSALFRGVYNTNMPNMPIETLATRVFDNRSGILLSWDNLFLDKQAGLNRLSAVTKAAMPGRQWGSEVAPVDDNFRYWLPTDDGIELHFPHGQFGRGVTVVSVPGAAIADLIAPVFAPLIPAPVA
- a CDS encoding LLM class F420-dependent oxidoreductase, translated to MRTGIFLGYAGGFREAAEQVVELEKVGVDLVLVAEAYSYDAISQLGYLAAKTSTIELGTGVVPIYTRTPSLLAMTAAGVDYVSDGRMRLGIGTSGPQVVEGFHGLPFDAPMGRTREVVEICRQVWRRERVNFDGKHYQLPLPADRGTGLGKPLKLINHPVRERIPIHIAALGPKNVELTAEIAEGWQPVFFMPEKADDVWGESLRAGFAKRDPALGELDVMVSASLAIGDDVEDRLEWAKPQLALYLGGMGARGKNFYHALATRYGFGEAADHIQDLYLAGKKQEAVAAVPDELVRATSLIGPAGYVKERLAAFAEAGVTTMLTHPLGVDTAEVVRFSEQLVELAH